In the Helicoverpa armigera isolate CAAS_96S chromosome 15, ASM3070526v1, whole genome shotgun sequence genome, one interval contains:
- the LOC110370561 gene encoding N(6)-adenine-specific methyltransferase METTL4 — translation MAVIHNNPHYYLIDHRDFITNIYRNTKVDENEPVSFSILRKLFSIITVEKNQNNRKRPHNFDDFHEETLTIKEKYESFIEQVPLGIREALFKKYKLLETSEARDLSKELFEATIFHFKNIKGGNNAETSLKCSIKDNNFLIPPNSRFFYGCVKEQCLKLEGLKFDIVVADPPWWNKYIRRLKSANDKLSYSMMYNEDIAAIPVQNLLSENCLVAVWCTNAPSNVAAVKNIIFPKWGVEYVATWYWLKVTVDLQPICGFGSGSKKQPYERIILGKVGEVKEVPDAHLVVSVPSALHSHKPPLLDLLSPLVKTENPQTLELFARYLLPNTTSVGYEPLKWQHESLYEKVS, via the exons ATGGCAGTAATTCATAATAATCCTCATTACTATTTGATTGATCACAGagattttataacaaatatttatagaaacacGAAAGTTGATGAGAATGAACCGGTTTCATTtagtattttaagaaaacttttttcTATTATCACTGTTGAGAAGAATCAAAACAATAGGAAGAGGCCTCACAACTTTGACGACTTTCATGAAGAg ACAttaacaataaaagaaaaatatgaaagttttattGAACAAGTGCCTTTAGGAATTAGGGAAGCTCTTTTTAAGAAATACAAACTGTTAGAGACATCGGAAGCAAGAGATCTTTCCAAAGAATTATTTGAAGCAACCATTTTTCACTTCAAGAACATTAAAGGTGGTAACAACGCTGAGACATCTTTGAAATGTAGCATAAAAGACAATAATTTCTTGATTCCACCAAATTCAAG ATTCTTCTATGGTTGTGTAAAAGAGCAGTGTTTAAAATTAGAAGGCCTCAAGTTTGACATTGTGGTAGCCGACCCCCCCTGGTGGAACAAGTATATAAGAAGGCTGAAGAGTGCTAATGACAAGTTAAG CTACTCAATGATGTATAATGAAGACATAGCTGCAATACCTGTACAAAACCTTCTTTCAGAAAACTGTTTAGTGGCTGTATGGTGTACAAATGCTCCCAGCAATGTTGCCGCagtcaaaaacataatatttcccAAATGGGGGGTTGAGTACGTTGCTACTTGGTACTGGCTGAAAGTGACGGTAGATTTGCAGCCCATATGCGGCTTTGGCTCAGGTAGTAAGAAGCAGCCATATGAAAGAATTATTTTGGGAAAAGTTGGGGAAGTGAAGGAGGTACCAGATGCTCATTTAGTGGTCAGTGTGCCCAGTGCATTGCATTCCCATAAACCACCATTGTTAG ATCTTTTATCTCCTCTTGTGAAGACAGAAAATCCACAGACTTTAGAATTATTTGCAAGATATCTCTTGCCAAATACAACCAGTGTTGGTTATGAGCCATTGAAATGGCAACATGAGTCACTGTATGAGAAAGTATCATGA
- the LOC110370595 gene encoding UDP-glucose 4-epimerase produces the protein MPRFKTILVTGGAGYIGSHCVVDLLNAGHDVVAIDNFANAVGDDDGSPALQRAEEITGKKISFYKADLLDKPQINDIFDKHPIDCVIHFAALKAVGESMQQPLLYYQNNLLGMLNLLEIMRSHNCYQMVFSSSCTVYGEPEYLPITESHPTGSITNVYGRTKYFIEEMLKDLSAADEKWNIISLRYFNPVGAHPSGLIGEDPTKEFTNLMPFMAQVALGKKPVLTVFGNDYNTPDGTGIRDYIHVMDLASGHVAALNLLSSSHIRLKVYNLGTGRGVSVKELVEVFEKVTNTKIPLKYVARRLGDITAMWADATLAREELGWSTKLTIEEMCTDFWRWQTMNPDGYPKKCKKTSVIVNVNGNS, from the exons atgcCGCGATTCAAGACAATACTAGTGACTGGTGGTGCTGGCTACATCGGCAGCCACTGCGTGGTGGACCTCCTCAATGCCGGCCATGATGTCGTGGCCATCGACAATTTCGCAAACGCAGTAGGCGATGACGACGGCTCACCAGCTTTGCAGAGGGCAGAAGAAATCACCGGCAAGAAGATCAGCTTTTATAAGGCTGATTTGCTGGATAAGCcacaaataaatgatatatttgaTAAG CACCCAATAGACTGCGTGATCCACTTCGCAGCGCTGAAAGCCGTGGGAGAGTCGATGCAACAACCTCTGCTGTACTACCAGAACAATCTACTTGGCATGCTAAACTTATTGGAG ATAATGCGATCACACAACTGCTACCAAATGGTGTTTTCTTCATCGTGCACGGTGTATGGCGAGCCAGAATACCTGCCCATCACAGAGTCTCACCCTACTGGCAGCATCACCAATGTTTATGGGAGAACCAAGTATTTTATTGAGGAGATGCTCAAGGATCTAAGTGCTGCTGACGAG AAATGGAACATAATATCTCTCCGCTACTTCAACCCAGTAGGCGCTCACCCGTCAGGTCTGATCGGCGAGGATCCGACCAAGGAGTTCACAAACCTTATGCCCTTCATGGCACAAGTGGCCCTTGGGAAGAAACCGGTGCTCACAGTCTTTGGAAACGATTATAATACGCCTGATGGAACTG GTATTCGGGATTACATTCACGTGATGGATCTAGCAAGTGGTCACGTCGCAGCACTGAACTTATTGAGCAGCAGTCACATTAGGCTTAAG GTATACAACCTGGGCACCGGCAGAGGAGTATCAGTCAAAGAACTTGTGGAGGTGTTCGAAAAGGTGACCAACACCAAGATCCCGTTGAAGTACGTGGCCAGAAGACTGGGAGACATCACAGCCATGTGGGCAGACGCTACGCTCGCTAGGGAGGAGCTGGGCTGGTCTACTAAGTTGACTATTGAGGAGATGT gcACTGACTTCTGGCGATGGCAAACAATGAACCCTGACGGCTACCCGAAGAAGTGCAAGAAGACCAGCGTCATCGTCAACGTGAACGGCAACAGTTAA
- the LOC110370640 gene encoding protein disabled, with the protein MFNHKLPTDFPMQTLRKKTSPCKYKNEPGRFLGEGVSFRAKLIGVLEVPEARGDRMCQEALADLKMAIRAAGEHKQRIQVHVAIDGLRLRDDKTGDSLYHHPVHKISFIAQDMTDSRAFGYIFGSPDTGHRFFGIKTDKAASQVVIAMRDLFQVVFELKKKEVEMAKQQLEGKTVTSSLVRHATNASTESKTKSITSVGETSSSTSKTADVGAEGGVAELVDLEQELSSLRRGLTQVEGLTPSNDPFGDSFTALPTQKGLLPPPPTGSSTRGRTSAAPSVPRGVFSPGKAAPALPFDLATVAAEFEPTPALVDNLSDTPVCQPGASTTQSLSYDVFTELDPLGTGRSKPYVDKKLFFQELKNPPKKVLKDLVSTQSLISDILPVTTDTKIEHYGPATTMTSLSRHSGGSVAIVKPTQTALFTGNFFSSDPFAETDPFDNTDPFSDSFKDDPFTSMQEFPKASVLRVDELKSKLSKEDKSEPLENGKSVFNGPLQVSLPPEPAPKSPRLQRQNTESSSVRQRPQAHKLSADGASPPPPLPPKKVGELPAARPPPRPPHDHEDEDVGPPLPKPAMRREPLADRSMKPRLSSAATNSSEDEYLTPAPPPLPTARRFDITLSQLLTCTMDELAHRLRVPATTLSSMTLPQLTDYLRSYLAADNDRAHIHVESTAKTEKEKPITAVSGLSTPSGILDKPVTNDFKPQFEDNFTPPAETNDTFVANFDDFDKKANPSYDRYAAFREIQEEELKAKSILDPIDALESEPKQDSDEKELTAIENLIRANQDRESDSKEPARSPLKTLDELTLDSFNMFRNSVSPKPSQIDAKIEDIKSVMKTLQIEKSRRSVSPRDNGHVDVKHEDTNDRYAALREITITEPPQDEFESLPPELPKERKRSDEKSDGFDNSDFFDCIDNSSLSFTHVEDAFRKSPIVKEIEEKKLEEIKEPQVEIVPLPVRDLAPPTRLSTGSISDVVSGSSPDTKEKLGGAVVGGARGTRWAALGGAAASPASSDSRDSEPRLRLRRARHHDPPARAPIVQTSSSSRDVSPWDEELPPVTRLQRPPSHRDRDSRHNSSGSRECLDSGSGREKDKLRDKRDMRDRERDMSRDGRDSARDRRDSARDSGSGRDRRDVSKERDHRDHRDRRDRRSRDRENDSWDRDRTYSRDREYRDSRSRERLPKDYRDKDRDRHRKPRHSYDEDEDYSDGCGSGRSSPRDRWPDQRWRRDDRNYGSLGWRETRRRAELRQTEDSSERRYGSTLGWSTRRAAPRRDSSRERDSSRDVRESRDVRETRDARDTRDVRDSRRRVRRDDARRPRDYRFSNDFSPRERDAEPFDNDFQETPTPTGKKRAPYTTLEGTRFAFEPEDATASPLSASSARARDSEHSTARFRFDSDSVSPRSMFEDDFAAPPRPRTASIAEEDEDLPPLRQRPPPTTNTRDIRKSDSINIFTRESDPFEGDAFFACTGSDRAARRENWPGDFQGFDNA; encoded by the exons ATGTTCAATCACAAGTTACCGACTGACTTTCCAATGCAAACCCTTCGTAAGAAAACCAGCCCTTGCAAAT ACAAGAACGAGCCGGGCCGGTTCTTAGGCGAGGGCGTATCGTTTCGCGCCAAGCTGATAGGGGTACTGGAAGTGCCCGAGGCCCGGGGAGACAGGATGTGCCAGGAGGCGCTGGCCGACCTGAAGATGGCCATACGAGCCGCTGGAGAACATAAGCAGAGGATACAAGTTCATGTTGCTATTGATGGATTGAGGCTGCGGGATGATAAGACTGGG GACTCGCTGTACCACCACCCGGTGCACAAGATATCCTTCATAGCACAAGACATGACGGACTCCAGGGCGTTTGGCTACATATTCGGCTCCCCCGATACCGGCCACCGATTCTTTGGCATCAAGACTGATAAAGCTGCTAGTCAA GTAGTAATAGCAATGAGAGACTTATTCCAAGTGGTATTTGAGCTGAAGAAGAAAGAAGTGGAGATGGCAAAGCAGCAGTTGGAAGGCAAGACTGTTACCAGTAGCCTGGTGCGCCACGCCACCAACGCCTCCACTGAGAGCAAAACTAAG AGCATCACCTCAGTGGGGGAGACCAGTTCCTCCACGTCCAAGACCGCAGACGTCGGTGCTGAAGGTGGAGTGGCTGAGCTGGTGGACTTAGAACAGGAACTCAGTTCCCTTCGAAGAGGACTCACGCAAGTTGAGGGTCTGACGCCTTCCAATGACCCCTTTGGAGATTCCTTCACGGCTTTGCCTACGCAG AAGGGTCTCCTACCCCCTCCTCCTACGGGGTCATCAACCCGCGGCCGCACATCAGCCGCGCCGTCCGTCCCCCGCGGGGTGTTCAGCCCCGGCAAGGCGGCGCCAGCACTACCTTTCGACCTGGCTACAGTGGCCGCCGAGTTCGAACCGACCCCCGCACTCGTTGATAATCTCAGCGATACGCCG GTATGCCAGCCCGGCGCGTCCACGACGCAGTCGCTCAGTTACGACGTATTCACGGAACTAGACCCCCTCGGCACCGGCCGGAGTAAACCTTACGTTGACAAAAAACTCTTCTTTCAGGAGCTCAAAAATCCGCCAAAGAAAGTGCTCAAAGACCTCGTGTCGACACAGAGTCTAATATCAGACATATTGCCGGTGACCACAGACACTAAGATAGAGCATTACGGGCCGGCGACGACGATGACGTCACTGTCGCGGCACTCGGGCGGCTCGGTAGCGATCGTCAAGCCGACGCAGACCGCCCTGTTCACTGGCAACTTTTTCTCGTCAGATCCCTTCGCGGAGACGGATCCCTTCGATAACACTGATCCCTTTTCGGATTCCTTCAAAGACGATCCGTTTACGAGTATGCAGGAGTTCCCGAAGGCGAGTGTGTTGAGAGTGGATGAGCTAAAGAGCAAACTGAGCAAGGAGGATAAGTCGGAGCCGCTGGAGAACGGCAAGAGTGTGTTCAACGGGCCGCTGCAGGTGTCGCTGCCGCCGGAGCCCGCGCCCAAGTCGCCGCGGCTGCAGAGACAG AACACCGAAAGCAGTTCAGTCCGGCAGCGTCCTCAAGCACACAAGCTGAGCGCGGACGGTGCGTCGCCCCCGCCCCCACTGCCGCCCAAGAAGGTGGGGGAGCTGCCCGCCGCCCGGCCCCCGCCTCGGCCCCCACATGATCACGAAGACGAAGACGTTGGGCCCCCACTGCCTAAGCCTGCGATGAGGAGAGAACCTCTG GCTGACCGCAGCATGAAGCCCCGCCTCTCCTCAGCAGCGACCAATAGCAGCGAGGACGAGTACCTgacccccgcgccgccgccgctgcccacCGCGCGGCGGTTCGACATCACGCTCAGCCAGCTGCTCACGTGCACCATGGACGAACTGGCACACAG GTTGCGAGTTCCTGCAACAACTCTGTCTTCTATGACTCTACCTCAATTAACCGATTACCTCAGATCGTATTTAGCAGCTGATAATGATAGAGCG cATATACACGTAGAATCAACAGCTAAAACGGAAAAAGAGAAACCAATCACAGCCGTATCAGGGTTATCAACGCCAAGCGGTATTCTCGACAAGCCAGTCACAAACGACTTCAAACCGCAATTCGAAGACAACTTCACGCCACCCGCAGAAACAAATGACACTTTTGTTGCTAACTTCGACGATTTCGACAAGAAAGCGAATCCTTCATACGATAGATATGCAGCGTTTAGAGAAATACAGGAAGAGGAATTAAAAGCTAAGTCTATATTGGACCCTATTGATGCCTTAGAGTCTGAGCCGAAGCAGGACTCGGATGAAAAAGAATTGACAGCTATAGAGAATCTTATACGAGCGAATCAAGATAGGGAAAGTGATAGCAAGGAGCCCGCAAGAAGTCCTTTAAAAACGTTGGATGAATTGACGCTAGATTCGTTCAATATGTTCAGGAACTCTGTCAGTCCGAAGCCGTCGCAGATTGACGCGAAGATAGAGGATATAAAGTCTGTTATGAAAACGCTGCAGATTGAGAAGTCTAGGAGAAGTGTGTCGCCGAGAGATAATGGACATGTTGATGTTAAACATGAAGATACTAATGATAG ATACGCAGCTCTCCGTGAGATCACAATAACGGAACCACCACAGGACGAATTCGAGTCGCTACCTCCGGAACTACCGAAAGAACGAAAGCGTTCCGACGAGAAATCCGACGGTTTCGACAATTCCGACTTTTTCGACTGTATCGACAACAGTTCACTCTCTTTCACGCACGTGGAAGATGCGTTTAGAAAGAGTCCTATAGTGAAGGAGATAGAGGAGAAGAAGTTAGAAGAGATAAAGGAGCCTCAGGTGGAAATAGTACCTTTGCCTGTGAGGGATCTAGCTCCCCCCACTAGACTGTCTACAGGGTCTATTAGTGATGTCGTTAGTGGCTCCTCGCCTGATACTAAAG aGAAGCTAGGCGGTGCAGTGgtgggcggcgcgcgcggcaCGCGGTGGGCGGCgctgggcggcgcggcggcgtcGCCCGCGTCGTCCGACTCGCGCGACTCCGAGCCGCGCCTCCGTCTGCGCCGCGCCAGGCACCACGACCCGCCCGCTAGAGCGCCCATCg TACAAACATCATCGTCATCTCGCGACGTGTCTCCGTGGGACGAGGAGTTGCCGCCTGTCACGCGGCTGCAGCGACCGCCCTCACATAGAGATAGAGATTCTAG ACACAACTCATCCGGCTCAAGAGAATGTCTTGACTCAGGCAGCGGCCGAGAAAAGGACAAATTGAGAGACAAACGCGACATGAGGGACCGAGAGAGGGACATGAGCAGGGACGGCAGAGACTCAGCAAGGGACCGCAGGGACTCTGCCAGGGATTCGGGCAGCGGCAGGGACCGACGCGACGTCAGCAAGGAACGCGACCACAGGGACCATAGAGACAGAAGGGATAGAAGAAGTAGGGACAGAGAGAATGACTCCTGGGATAGAGACAGGACGTATAGCAGGGATAGAGAGTACAGAGACTCTAGGAGTAGAGAGAGACTGCCCAAAGACTACAGAGATAAGGACAGGGATAGACATAGGAAGCCGAGGCATTCGTATGATGAGGATGAGGA TTACAGTGACGGGTGCGGGTCTGGTCGGTCGTCGCCTAGAGACCGGTGGCCGGACCAACGCTGGAGGAGAGACG ataGAAATTATGGGTCGCTAGGCTGGCGGGAAACGAGACGTCGAGCTGAATTGAGACAGACTGAAGATTCTAGTGAAAGAAG GTACGGCTCAACTCTGGGTTGGTCGACGCGTCGCGCCGCTCCAAGACGCGACTCGTCCCGGGAACGTGACAGTTCCCGTGACGTGCGCGAATCCCGTGACGTGAGAGAAACTCGTGACGCCAGAGACACGCGAGACGTCAGAGACTCTCGCCGGCGAGTACGCAGAGACGACGCACGGAGGCCCAGAGACTATCGCTTCTCTAACGACTTCTCACCCAGAGAGAGAGATGCTGAACCGTTTGATAATGACTTCCAAGAAACGCCTACGCCGACTGGGAAGAAGAGGGCGCCTTATACTACTTTGGAAGGAACTAG ATTCGCGTTCGAGCCAGAAGACGCGACGGCATCCCCCCTATCCGCGAGCAGTGCCCGCGCGCGGGACAGCGAGCACAGCACCGCTCGGTTCCGCTTCGACTCCGACTCCGTGTCGCCGCGCTCCATGTTCGAGGACGACTTCGCCGCGCCGCCCCGCCCCCGCACCGCCTCCATCGCCGAGGAGGACGAGGATCTGCCCCCGCTGCGCCAGCGTCCGCCCCCAACCACCAACACCCGCGACATACGTAAGTCCGACTCCATTAATATCTTCACCAGGGAATCTGACCCCTTTGAGGGCGATGCTTTCTTCGCTTGCACTGGATCTGATAGAGCCGCGAGACGGGAGAACTGGCCTGGAGACTTTCAAGGGTTCGATAACGCGTGA
- the LOC126056499 gene encoding uncharacterized protein LOC126056499 translates to MRVKLAAQVLSHSVAAGLYTKIAGGDMPTEALATANLISSMDDLFDGVNASTPDLRRGKIFSTNIKHNTGHLQMFDKMKFFFKTLEFLGCRGNPPSKDGWIWTLNGLEMVWKILSAKHTTVKSLSTRRFQQDPLENLFGCIRFNCGSNSNPTVAQFVAGLKTAVISNMAHTSSGNCELDSNSAIITNFKKLLTPATDMHTETEQSESVIENEIEENIISSLEQNLEEGSSELQACAYVCGFIIKKYKNICKNCKNILVSETPEEVHNFIEFKNYDSVKNSLTYASKNLIDCVEKSANIINIFLEKEAYKENIKKKITQLLKDSINYVFLENCMEHKELNINYIINSVFHINIKRYCIIKNKIYSEDACKSALKRKMNIIMHK, encoded by the exons ATGAGGGTAAAACTTGCGGCACAAGTTTTAAGCCACTCAGTTGCAGCAGGACTATATACTAAAATAGCTGGAG GAGACATGCCGACTGAAGCCTTGGCAACGGCTAATTTAATTTCAAGCATGGACGATTTGTTTGATGGTGTAAACGCGTCGACACCAGACTTAAGgagaggaaaaatattttccacaaatataaaacacaatacAGGACATCTCCAAATGTTcgataaaatgaaatttttttttaaaaccctgGAATTCTTGGGATGCAGGGGTAATCCCCCATCAAAAGATGGCTGGATTTGGACCCTCAATGGGTTAGAAATGGTTTGGAAAATTCTAAGTGCCAAACATACTACAGTTAAAAGTTTATCCACGAGAAGATTCCAGCAGGATCCTCTTGAAAATTTATTTGGATGCATTCGATTCAACTGTGGATCCAATAGCAACCCAACAGTTGCACAATTCGTTGCTGGATTAAAAACAGCTGTAATAAGCAACATGGCACATACTAGCTCAGGTAATTGTGAGCTGGATAGCAACAGTGCCATAattaccaattttaaaaaattattgacACCAGCCACAGACATGCACACTGAAACTGAACAATCGGAGTCTGTTatagaaaatgaaattgaagaaaatattatttcctccCTGGAACAAAATTTGGAGGAAGGAAGTAGCGAACTACAAGCATGTGCTTATGTCTGTggcttcataattaaaaaatataaaaatatttgtaagaactgtaaaaatattttagtctccGAAACACCAGAAGAAGTGCATAATTTTATAgagtttaaaaattatgattcgGTAAAAAATTCTCTTACATACGCCTCTAAAAATTTAATAGATTGTGTAGAAAAAAGtgcaaacataattaatatttttttagaaaaagagGCGTATAaagagaatataaaaaaaaaaataacacaattactAAAGGACTCTATAAATTATGTCTTCCTCGAAAATTGTATGGAGCACaaagaattaaatataaattatataataaatagtgtcttccatattaatataaagagatattgcataataaaaaacaaaatttattccgAAGATGCATGTAAATCTGcactaaaaagaaaaatgaacataattatgcataaataa